TCGCTATCGCTCAGACATTTCACATGGCTGATGCAAAACTCATTGAGAGAATCGTCGGACCAATCAATTCCGGTCACTCCGGTCAGAGTGACGGATGTCATCTCTCCGTCTCGCTCTGTAAGATCGAGATCAACGACGCGGCGTGACAGGTTAATCCTTATCCCGGTCAGCGTTCGATCGCGCAAGAAACGCTCCAGTTCCGTGATGCGATTCATGCGAGCGTAACTACAACGGCAGCTGAAAGCGCCCGTCAAGAATTCCCTGAACCGTCAGGTCTTCGTCGAGCTCTTCCCAGCGAAGGGCTGCTCCGTTCAGGCGAATCGAGATGCGAGCAAGCTGTTCTTCTGTTGCGTTTTTCAAAAGGCGGAAGCGATCAGCAGGAAAGGCAAGCAATCGGCCGTCCGATAGCTCGAGATGAACCATCCGCCCCTCTGTCCATGCACGCAGAGTAATGGCCTCGGAATGAACTTTCCCGACCGTGGAACTCATTGTATTTACCAATCAGAAGGGCCTGATGCTCAAAGACAAGTCTTTCTATTGTTCGGATTTCGTATGCTTTTAATCCGGAGTTCCTGGCCAGAACAACCGGATCGAGCCAGAATTTGCACTCAACGTCATCTCTCGTGACATGAATATGGGCGGGTTCTTCGCCTTCGTTCGAATAAAAATGAAAGCGGAACGGACCAATGTGCATCACTGTAGGCACAATTCATGCCTTCAGGCTCGTGTGCTCAGTTGAGCGATTGTCAGGAAATCGGATTTTTTCTTTTCTATGCTCGCCAATGCCCTCTTCTGACATATGCGCTGGCTGGCCTTACCTCTGCTCGTTGCAGTTCTTTCCTCCTGTTTGTCGGGCGCCATGCGTTTGAATACAGATCGCAGGGTTCGTTCTGCTGCAGAATCTCCGCAATCCTGTAACTTCTACGTTCAGGGAGAAGAGGATCATAGTAGACTTGGAATGTGGGATCTTACCGGAATGATATCGGCTCCTGTTCTGGATGTTGGCGTCATTTACTATCTCAGTCTTTCGAATCCCTGGTATGGCTTTGGATATTTTGCGCTGGGTTATCCTATGGTCGCTGCTGAGCGGGTCCCGCCGTGGGGCTTTGGCCGCTGGTGTGGAACACCAGAAGCGCCACAGCAGCCTCCGTTTGAGTATTACTATATGCTGGAATCAGCGAGCGACACATGCGAATTAACAGAAGAGAGAGAACGGTTCCTTGACTTTACTTTCCTGCACTTCAATGAGATTGCCGTGCATTGGTCGCAGATTGAGAATGCTGAGAGCGTTCCACCCCTTCCAATGGAGATGAAGCGCCTGTCGGTGCCGGCAGAAAAAGGCCTCTGCGTGTATGCCTATTACATGCCCGGCGGCGAAGAGGCCTTCAAGAAGGAAATGGTGGCGCAAAAAAAGGAACCAAACGAAGAATAATGACCGGATGTTTCTCGCAGTCATGAATTGCACAGTTTCCTGAACCTTTCGAGAATAGCACTGTAAAGAGGTTCTCCATCAATTTGTCGGATGATACCCAGCGCATATCCGAGCGATGCGGCTGCAAGGTTTAACCAGATGTCATGAATGTCGAATACACGCTCCGGTACGAAAATCTGAATGGCCTCATCGACGGAAGCCAGTGAAAGAGCTGCTATGAAGGATACCAGGATTCCAAATCTTCGATGCAGCCCTGAAGAAAAACCCAGACCGAGTGGAAAAGCCCACATAGCATGTATTACATTGGCCTTGCCCTGTCCGTCCTGGCCGACAAATACTAACGCTGGCATGGCCAGAACTGCCATGTGCGCTGGAACGATCAGGGAATAGAATCGAGAATTCTCTGGAAGCCGGGCCGTTATCCATAGTCCCAGGACCGTTCCGGTAACGATGAGAAATAACAGGTAGCTCGCAACGTTATGTTCGCTTTGAAGGAGAGAACCAGCTTGTTCTGACCCAAACAGAGTAGTTGCATAGATCGCGCAGGCATAGAGAAGAGGCGCCAGAAGCGGCACAATAGCGAACCTGTTCCAGATACGATGCCAGATGAAGACAATTAAGGCAACGCTGAATGATATCGGTGATCCGATGAATAGTACGGCCGACAGCGTTCGAAAGCTTGTATCCATAATCAAAACATCGGAAAAGGGAAGAACCCCTGACGACTCCCCCCCTCAATACGCCGTAATCAGAATCGTCTCGATCTCGTTGCGCTCCATATCACGAGGAGTGTTCTTGATAAGCGGATACTCGGCGGCAAGCTCGGCGATCTCGCCCAGTGTGGATTTGGCGATCTCGAAATCCGACAGGCGCTGTGCTACGTTCAGGTCAAGGTAGAGCTTGCGCACGCCTTCGACGGCCTTGATGGCCGCTTCGATGATTGAGATGTCGTGGATGTCCTGCTCAAGCGCCCGGGCGATCTGCACGTATTTTGACGCCGAGCTGGTGAGGTTATACTCCATCACATGCGGCAGAAGAATATTGAGGGCGCTATAAAAATCCATGCCCGTCACGAGATGAACGGACTGTGCGATGCTGTAGCTCAGGCCAAGCGCCGTGCTTGATGCAGCCATACCGCAGACGACGGAGGCGACGGCGAGGTTATACCTGGCCCCCTGATTCGCCTGATCGGTCATCAGCGTATTGATCGAACGCACGACAAGCTCGATGGCCTTCAGCGAAAGTGAGCCCGTAATCTCGTTGGATTTGCGCGAGAGGATGGATTCGACTGAGGCGGCGATGACGGCCATACCCTGACGCACGAGCTCGTTTCGCGACGGATTGGAAACGAGGTTCGGATCCACCAGAATGGCCTCGGGATACAACCTGTGATCTCTGTGATAAAAGAAATCGCCCGTGCTGCTATCGTAGCCGAACATATCGGGCGAGCTCTCTTCGCCGATGGTCAATCCGGTGGGAATACAGACCACGGGCATCGGCGCCTTTTTCAGCGGAAAGCGTTTCTGTTTCAATTCGCCGGCATAAACCTCGTTGCGGGCAAGCATGGCCAGCGAACGGGCGACCTGAAACGTATGGCGTCCGCCGATGGCGATGATGATGTCGGCGCCGCTGCGTCGCAGAAAGTAAGAGGCCGAATCCATCTGATCGTACGAGGGCAGCGAATGGAATTCATCATAGATGATGCAGCCCGACATCTGCTTCTTGAGGCCGGTAAGCAGGATCTGGTATTCATCTTCAGAGCGGATCTCTTCCTGAATACTGAAGACGAAGGGACGCTCGCCCAGATCGCGAATCAGGGTGCCCATGTTATGTGTGGAATTCCGCTGCACGTAGGTCCGCGTCGGAAACTGAAAATCGACCCATTCAAAGGATTGCACGCATCCCCCCTGTGATTCAGATAATTCTGATGCCTCTCATAAACGGAAGTGTTTTCGCGGTTCTCCGGCGGCGGGCGTCGGGAAAAGTGGAGGTATGAAAGAGATCGATCAGGATCGGATGGCTGCGGATCTACGCTCGGCCGGCATCCATTTAAAGAAAGATGCCCTTGATCGACTCTGGTCCTTTCATCGCATTCTACGCGAGCGCAACCGCGAGCTCAATCTCACGCGGCTTTATAGCTACGAGACGATGGTGCGCAAGCATTACGTCGACTGCCTGCTTGTAACCGAGCTGCTTTCAAAAAGCGGCCTGCGGCTTGAGGGCCCCGTCATGGATCTGGGATCAGGCGGCGGCTTTCCAGGAATGCCTCTGGCCATCGAATCGCCCGATACGGCCTGGTATCTTGTAGAAGGCCGCGAGAACCGCTGTGCTTATTTAAAAGAAACGGCGGCCGAGCTTGGCCTCTCGAACGTCACCGTCTACTGGCGCAAGCTGCAACCCACCGACGCCGTATCTGTGCGTGCCGTCATCACGCGAGCCGTCGAAGGCATGACGGGCACGGCTGAGCGCGTCAGCGGATCTCTCGAAAAAGGCGGATTGCTTCTGTTTATGAAGGGCCCTCACTGCGACGACGAGATCCGGGAGATGCAGGCAGAGCCCTATGAGCTTGTGCTCGATGAGCATTATACGCTACCCGGATCGGAGCGCGATCGACGTCGCCTTGTCGTCTTCAGGCGCACGTCCGAGCCGGGGCGCGGGCGCAGGCTCTATCCCTATGGCGAGACGGCCGAGCAGTGGAAGCATGCACTGCATATCACGTCGGCCGAGAACGTGCGTTATAAATCGCTGAAGAAGATCATGCAGGGCGGAGCGCGCTCCATCATGAAAGAAGGGCAGACACTCGTCTACGGGCGACGCGTCGTCGATGAGGTGCTGAACGAGACGCCCGAAAACGTCGAGGCCGTGCTGTTCGAAGAGCGGTCTGTGAAGAAAGGCCTTGCCGACGATGCCATGACCGACATTGCCCGGGAGGAGCGGCTTCCGGCTGGCATGGATCTGCTTGTGCTTTCCGGTCCGCTGATCGACGGCCTCGGTCTGAAGGGCTTCGAGCCGCCCTATCTGCTCTACAAGGTGAATCCCATTATACAGTGGGATGCCTCTGCGCTGACCGAGCCCACGCTCTTTCTGCCGCTGGGCGATCCCGAGAACATGGGCCTTGCCTTGCGCTCCGCACTTGCCTTCGGATTCAAAGAGATCATTCTTCTTGAAGAAGCGGCCTCTCCGTACCTGCCCACCGTCATCAGGGCGTCGTCCGGAGCCTCGCTGCGTCTGAACTATCGCCGCGGGCCGTCTATACTCAAGCTTGCTAACGTACTGGGCGAAATGCGTGCCGGCTTACCGGGCGGTGGGCCGGGAAAGGCTCTTGAAGCTCCGATCTTCTATCTCGATCGTGACGGGCAGGCGTTGCCCGAGCAGAGTCGGCCGGCGACCGCCTTTGGTCTGATCGTCGGCGAAGAGGGCAGGGGCATACCCGATTCCCTGCGCGAGCTCGCCGAGCAGGGAGCTGTGAAGGCGCTGAGCATCCCCATGTCAGAAGAGATCGAAAGCCTGAACGCCGCCGTCAGCCTGTCGATTGCCATGTATCAGCTCACGCTGACACGTTAGTTTTCGATCTGTTACTTTCAGAGAGTCCGCAGATCAGTAAATCAGCAAATCTCTATCGCTTGCGAGAGCCCGCCTTAGAAGTCGCTCCTGCGCTTCAGGTCGGGTTCGCCACCTGTTGTTGAAAAAAATGGAGTTGACTGCAAGTTTGAAGCCTGATCCAGTCTGCTCATGCAGACGACCGTCTTCCAGCGTTACGCCGAAGAAGACCTGTCGGAGTTCTCGGTCCGCGATATCAAGTATGCCCGCGCCCGGCTCGGTCTGCTGGACGCACTGCTCGAAGAACTACAGCACTCTCCGATTCATCAGATTCGCGTGAGAGATCTTTGCCGGCGGGCCGAGGTGAGCGAATCGGCTTTCTTCAATTATTATCCACAGAAAGACGATCTGCTTTTCTTATTCGTGCGGCTCTGGAGCATCGACGCCGCTCTATTCAATCGCAGCACCCCTTCAGGGCTGGAGATGCTGCGAGGTTTCTATAATTATACCGGTCGCATCGCCGAGCAGCATCCCTATCTGATGAAAGAGCTTCTCTCGTATCAGGCGCGGGCCGATATTCCAGGCCGGGCTCAGTTTGTTCCGCCTCTTCGTCCCTGTGAGAAGGTGATGGTTTTCGGTCGTGTTCCGGGTATGGAAGACATCTCAGATCTCGGCATCCGCGGCTTGATACAGCTCGGTCTGACCGATGCGATCAGGCAGGGCGAGCTGCCTGCTATGGATCTGGAGCAGGCGATGATCTCGGTGGGCAGTGTTTTCTTCGGAGTCGCCGGCCTTCTGGCGTCGCGTGATTTTCAAGGCCTTCCTGAGGCCTATGCTCGCTCGTTACGGATCGTCTTTTCGGGTCTGGGCGCCGGGTCGTAAAGGGACGATCGCCCATCCATACTGATCGAGAGGTTTCGTCGGATGCCGGGGCTCCGGGCCTGTAACGGTTATTCTATCTGTAATTCTATTTTATATTTTATAGGGGGAAATATGAAAGAGGGAAAATCAGAAAAGCCGATCAGGCAGCTCGAAGAGATCGAAAAAGAAGAGATCAGAGACCTTTTGAATGCTGGCTGGATGACGCATGATGCGATGTGGTTCAGCCATTGCGTTGCGGAATTCGGAATCGAACAGACAAATCGCATCAACAGAGCGGCCGTTCGCTCCATGGCTGCCATCGAGGCAAAGCGCATTAAGAAGCTGCTTGGTATGCGCACGGTTGAGAGTTACGATGAGATCCGGCATTTCGTTACGACGGGTTTTGGGCTCATTCGAGGCAGCTTCATGCGCTTCGAGTTTGATTTTCCGGGGGACAACCTCTTTGTATGGAATGTACCGCGATGCTTTGCTCATGACGGGGTGAAACGGCTGGGGCAGATTGAGAGGTACGAATGCGGTATCGTCGAGCGCATTATCGGTTGGTTCGAGGCCCTGGGCATCGGCTACTCTATTGATCCGGCTCCAAATGGCTGCCTGATGCACCGACAGGGAAAATGTGAGATGATCATCCGCCTGCAGGCTTCTTGACAGGCGTTTTTTGAAAAAAAAAGATGGAAAAAGGCGCCGCTTATCTGTCTATAGATATGCGGAGCATCCATACAGGGCAAGCCTGCACGGTATGGATCATGACCGTATTGACGGCCGGAGGAATGTTATGATGGATTTTATGATGAAAAAAGGCTGGATGGCGTTGCTTGTAAGTTTCGCCCTGCTGGCCTACTGTGGCAATAAAGAGCAAAAGGCCGTTGTCGAAGGTTCTGCCCCTGTTGCACGCCTGACGATTACAAAAGGCGACGTAAAGGTTGTTGAGGGCGAAACGGTGCGCACCGCTGCTGCCGGTCAGGTCCTCACAGCAGGGCAGCTGATTCGTACGGGAGCCGAGGCGATGGCAGAGATCTTCGTCAAAGATCAGGGCATTGTGCGTCTCAGCGCCAATACGGAATTCGCCCTGAAGCGTGTTGATGCAGAGGGCGTTGAGCTCGATCAGAAGTCCGGCAAGTCGACGGTCTTTCTCAAAAGGCTGAAGCAGGATTCTGAGTTCACGATCAACACGCCGACCTCGGTCGCTGCCGTTCGTGGAACGAGCTTCATGGTAGACGTAAAAAGCAAGACCGAGTCCACGTTTGCGCTGTATGATGGTGCGATTGAGGTGAAGAACGGCAAAGGTCAATCCGTCGTTCTTGACGGCAGGGGTGAGCTTTCGGTCACCGATAAGGGCGATATCTCAAAAGAGGCCATCCGACCGCTTTCGAAGGAATCGCTGGAGCATCTGAAAAAGATGGCCGTATTCCAGAAGACCCAGATCGAGGAATACAACAGCTTCATTGATGATCTTAAAGAGACCGATGCAATCAAGATGACCCGCGAAGAAGGCGATGTAAATGAGCAGGTCGCAAACATCAAGGATCGTCCTTCGTCTCAGGATAACACCGGAAAGGCATCGACCACCGATGAGAATATGATCCGACGCAATACAGAGAAGGATCCGCTGAAGATTCAGCCTCAGAAGACCTTCAAGTAAGAGTCGATTCGAAGGCCTTTTCATAAGGCAGAGTGCCACCAGATCGGTGGGATTGCGGGGCTTCAACTCTGTGCAGCAGCTAAAAACGGTTGCCGCCTGAGAGGAGCCCCGTTCCTTTATTCTGTGCTTCGTTTTTTTTCGTATGTTTGCCGCTCTGCCCGATCGGCTGTCGGCCGCCGTTTTTATAGATCCTCTTTTCTGAGTGCTGTGCTGCTTATGCCGGTGCTGCTGCTTGCCCAGGCGCCGCAAGTGCCACAGTCTCAGCAGCAGAACCCGGAAGTCAGCGAAGCCGATAAGAAGCCGACAGCGGAGGCCGTGCAGCCGATTGTTGAGTCCGCTCCGTTACCGCCGGCGACTGAAGAGCAGAGTGGGCCGGTCCGGCTGCTCTTTGCAGGCGACACGCATTTTCTCTGGGGCGTGCGTGATCAGCAAAGTCGGCGCGGTCTGCTTTCGCCGGTAGAGAAGATACGTCCGCTCTTTCTGGGCGCCGACTATCGCGTCATCAACCTCGAAACCGTCGTTGGTCCCGATGGAAAGAGCGTTAACCATAAGACTTATATATTCAGATCAGACCCGGAGAACCTGTCCGTGCTGAAGCATCTTGAAGTTCAGGGGCTCTTTCTTGCGAACAATCATACGTTTGATCTGGGCCTTCCCGGTATCGAGCAAACGGTAACGCATGTTGCGGCGGCAGGGCTGTCGTATTCGGGGATCGGCAAGAACGAGGCCGAGGCGATCAAGCCCTTTATTAGCGAGGTGCAGGGCCTGCGCATCGCATTCTTTTCGATTTCGACGGTAGGCCGCTACGATACCTTTGCGGCGGCGACAAGGCCTGGAACAGCACACCCTTCGCCCGCTTTTTTCGCCGAGCTGCGACGTGCTCGCAGTAAAGCCGACTTTGTCGTAGTGGGTGTTCACTGGGGCAACGAATACGAGCTGTTCCCCAATAACGAGCAGCGTGATCTGGCGCGCAAGCTTGTACGTGACGGCGCCGATGCCGTCATCGGTCACCATCCGCACGTGCCACAGGGAACGGAGTTTATCAATGGCCGGCCGGTCGTTTATTCTCTTGGAAATTTTCTTTTCGGTTCGGCAAACTATCAACAGACGCATAACCTGATCGCCGTTTTGCGAATCGACCGGAAGACAAAGCGGGCAATCGCGGTGGAGCTGCATCCTATCACGGGCAGATATCGAAGCGACGGATATGTCATCGACATGCCCCGCGAAGAAGAACGCACCGCGTTCTGGGAAGAGGTCTACCTGCTCTGCCAGAAGCTGAACCCGGCGCAGAACATCGTCTTTGAAGACGGCCTTCGGCGCATGGTGATTACCCCGTGAGTTGTTGTTTCAGAGGGCCGGTTGCAACACCGGATCTCGAACGTCGGGGCCTTTGCGGCGCGTACCTTCGCATTTTTCAAAACCGACTCTGATGCGACTGATGGCGGCATCGTTGAGTTTTGTTCCCTGCAGGCCTGACATTCCCGTACCTGTGCGACAGAGCAGCTCTCCCGTACGGGCCAGATCTTCTTCGACGTAATGTCCGTTACTCAGCAGCTGCAGATTGAACTCAAGGGCTCGCTGGAATTCACCGGCGTTCATGCGAATGGTCGCCTGCATGCGGATGAGATCGGGGTTCTTCGACTGGCGGGTTTTCTCAAGCAGGCGCAGCAGATCAGCGCTACTATCAAGCTTCAGACCGAGGCGAAAGTAATGAACGTAGAAATCGTCTTCACTGAGGCCGCGCTCTTCAGCGAGGCGGTAATAGGGCAGGGCCTCTTTTTCGCGCTTCATATCTTCAAGGATGAGCCCGGCCAGAAAGTAGGCCTCGGGCATGTTGTCGCGCAGATCAAGGACTCTTTTCGTTTCGTCAAGGGCGGCCGAGAACGAGCCCGTAAGCCAGAGGGCGCGGGCATGATTGTATCGGTACACGGGATGATAGGGTTCGAAGGCGATGGCCTTTTCGAAGGCCTTCAGCGCTCGCTCCTGATCGCCAGATCTTGAATAGAGATAGCCGAGCATGTTCCACGCCGGATCAAGCTCGTTGTTTTTTTTGAGGCATTCTTCAAGCATGAAGATGGATGTGGCAAAGTTGCCTTTCTCGAACTCGAGGATAGATTGGAAATAGAGATCGATTCCGTTTGTGGGGTTCAACGCCTTCAATTCGGTGAGTAGCGCCTCGCCTTTACGAAAGTTTTTGAGAAAAAACTCACGTGTGATTGCGGATGTCAGGTCTCTGATCTTCAAACGCTGGTTGGCCTTTTCAAGAGCCTTCTCATCAAAGAGTTTGTTTGCATCGATGGGCTTCTGCGGTTCTTTTGCCGCTTCGAATGCGGCGCTCTGAACCGTTTTCCATTCGCTGAAGAATCCTGGAAGCAGAGTAGAAACGGCCATCGTCGAGGCCAGTAAGGCAGAAGAAAGAGAGATCATGTTTATGCTCAGCTCGGGCAGGCGCCCGGCCACCGATTTAAGAAGCTATACCAGCGATCTTTCCACACGGCCGGTACAGGATCAACCTTTTTCAGGGCTTCAAATTGTTCGAGATTGCCACAGTCATACCGCAATCCCGAATAGAGAGAGCCCTGCAGGCGATCGCCAGGCATCGCCGCATATCGTTGAAACGTGTCGCGCAGCTCTGCCACTGCGCCGGGCTCGATATCGCTGACGGCATCGGTATGAAGAAGCGAAAGGCCTGAGTAGTAGAAGCTTCCGGCGCCCATTCGCAGCGGCACAAAACGTTCGGAAAGGTGATTGGCCAGACTATCTGCCAGACTATCAACGACAGGCTCGAACCCGCGCTCCGTGTTGCCGGGTTCTTTCGGGCATAGATAAAGAAAGAGGTCTCTGGACCCGGCCGGAGCTTCGGGCCGGCGATCGGGCCAGAAGATCGTATCGGGGTTCATGTACAGGAATTGCCCCTGAAGCGGCGTCGTCTGCATGGCATAGCGGATGCCGCCAGCCGTTCCAAGAATGCGTTCTTTCTCTTCGCTGAAGTGTATCGGGAAGAACGGAAAGTCTTTCAGGTATTCTTTGATCTGGTCGCCGCGATAATGCAGGTTGATGATGCATCGTTCGATCTGCCATTCATGCAGAAGAAAAAGCGAATAGGCAAGAAGCGGTACGCCGTGAACCGGAAGAAGCGGTTTGGGACGATCGGCCGTAAGCTGGCCCATGCGCAGGCCGAAGCCGGCACAGGGAATCATGGCCAGCCCGTTCATGCCGGCGAAGCGATCCTCTGCGCCAGATCTTGCAGTGCATCAAGATGAAGCGTGCGCATATCCTTCACAAAAAGAAAGACCGTATCGGGAAAATGTCCGAGCAGCACGATCTCTTCCAGTCGTCGCAGGGCGGGCTCGATGCTATGCACATAGAAGGGCTTTTCTTTCTCAAACGTGAGAAAGAGATAGCTACCAAGGGCCTTAAAGATGCGCTGAAGCGCCTGTAGATAATAACGGTTTCCATCTTCGCCCGGACGACGATCCGTAATGGAGCGATAATAGTCGAGCCAGTGCCGTCGCTGTTCCATCGTCAGATCGCTGTACGGATCATAGAGCAGCGATGAGAGGTCATACCAGGGAAGCCCCATACGCGCATCCTGAAAATCGATGAAGACGATGCGTTGTGGATTCGACGGATCGGGAATCATGATGTTGCGCGCATGAAAGTCGCGATGCGTGAAGACGCGCGGCTCGGATTTGCCGAGATGCTCGCAGACGCTGCGCAGAAACATCTGCAGCTCGAACGACGGCCGCATGTCTACGTGCAAACGATCACTCAGGCGATCCAGGCGGGCAAAGAGGAACTCCATCTCCCACCAGAGTTTGTCGAAATCAAAGAAGCGGCCGGCCACAACATTTGGAGCCGTCAAACGATGCCAGCGTGCCAGCTCGTCGATGGCGGCCGTATAGGCTAACTCGCCGGCCTGGCGGTCTTTGCGGTACAGCGAATCGAGCGATTCGGCGCCTGCATCTTCAAGAAGCAGCCATCCGCGCTCGTCGAGATCGATGATAGACGGAACGGCCGCTCCTTCTTTTTTTAAGAAGCGACCGATCTGAACGAAATCAGAGCTCTCAATTTGAAAGGGAAGGTCAAGGCAGAGAATCGCCGATCCGCCTGCGGATTGCACACGCCAGTAGCGCCGGGCCGATCCTTCATCGGCAAGCGCCGCCGCCTTCTCGAAGTCGAAGCCGTTTCTCGAAAGAAACGGCTGCAATTCCGATAAACGTTGCCGCAGCGGACCGATCGTCATCAATCGAGCTCGCGAATAAAGGTTCCGATGCGCTCCACTCCGGAACGGATGGCCTCTTCGCCCAGAGCGTAAGACAGACGCACGCAGCGATCGTCTCCGAAGGCGATACCCGGAACGACGGCGACGTTATGCTTTTCGATAAGCAGGTTTGAGAAGGCCATGCTCATCGACGTCTCTCCCGGCGGAACAAGCTGCTTGAACTTCGGCTTGTTGTAGATGGCCGAGATGTCGGGAAAGATATAAAAAGCGCCCGAGGGCAGGAAGACCTTCACGCCGTCGATGCTTTCAAGAATGCGAAACATGAGATCGCGTCGCCCCTGAAAGATGCGTTTGAAATCACCGATGAACGATTGATCGCCTGAAAGCGCTGCCGCAGCAGCAGTCTGAGCGATGGAGGCAGGGTTAGACGTGCTCTGCCCCTGAATCGTTTCCATCGCCTCGATTATATGAGCGGGGCCGGCTCCGTAACCGATGCGCCATCCGGTCATGCTGTAGGCCTTGCTCACGCCGTTAACGACGACGGTGCGGTCGCGAAGCGAGGGCTCGATCATGAGGATGTTTTTAAATTTTAGCCCGTCATAGAGCAGGTGCTCGTAGATGTCGTCTGAAACGATGAGAACATGCGGATGCTTTAAGAGAATATCGGCATACTGTCGCAGCATGGCCTCGTCGAAGTAGCTTCCCGTCGGATTGGATGGCGAGTTGATGACGATCATCTTCGTCTTCGGTGTAATAAGCGCTGCGAGTTTTGCCGGTGAAGGAACATACTTCTCTTCGATCGACGTTTCCAGTACGACTGGTTTTGCGCCGCAGAAGGATACGATATCATTGTAAGAAACCCAGTAAGGAGCGGGGATGATGACTTCGTCTCCCGGATTGAGCACGGCGAGGAAGAGATTGAACAGAACCTGTTTGCCGCCCACTGAAGCGGTGATCTCGTTTAATCCGTATTTGAAGCCGTTCTCGCGCTCGAACTTCTGCTGAATGGCCTTCTTGAGTTGAACGGTGCCGCCGACAGGTGTGTATTTTGTCTGCCCGTCACGGATAGCCGTGATGGCCGCTTCTTTAATGGAATCCGGAGTATCGAAGTCGGGTTCGCCGGCGCCGAAGCCGATGACGTCGCGACCCATGGCCTTGAGTTCTTTTGCCTTTGCTGTGATGGCCAGGGTCAGCGAAGGGGAGATGGTGTTCATGCGTTCTGATACGGAGATCATGGGCGAGCCTCAGACGGTGGATTACGGTAAATTTTTTACAGCGCGTACTCCAGCAATTAGAAAATACTTCCGGCTCTTAGCTTCGCGGTAGCTCTGGCTCTGTGCAGA
This region of Leptonema illini DSM 21528 genomic DNA includes:
- a CDS encoding TetR/AcrR family transcriptional regulator, with the protein product MQTTVFQRYAEEDLSEFSVRDIKYARARLGLLDALLEELQHSPIHQIRVRDLCRRAEVSESAFFNYYPQKDDLLFLFVRLWSIDAALFNRSTPSGLEMLRGFYNYTGRIAEQHPYLMKELLSYQARADIPGRAQFVPPLRPCEKVMVFGRVPGMEDISDLGIRGLIQLGLTDAIRQGELPAMDLEQAMISVGSVFFGVAGLLASRDFQGLPEAYARSLRIVFSGLGAGS
- a CDS encoding DUF4160 domain-containing protein, whose protein sequence is MHIGPFRFHFYSNEGEEPAHIHVTRDDVECKFWLDPVVLARNSGLKAYEIRTIERLVFEHQALLIGKYNEFHGRESSFRGHYSACMDRGADGSSRAIGRPIACLSC
- a CDS encoding iron-containing alcohol dehydrogenase — encoded protein: MQSFEWVDFQFPTRTYVQRNSTHNMGTLIRDLGERPFVFSIQEEIRSEDEYQILLTGLKKQMSGCIIYDEFHSLPSYDQMDSASYFLRRSGADIIIAIGGRHTFQVARSLAMLARNEVYAGELKQKRFPLKKAPMPVVCIPTGLTIGEESSPDMFGYDSSTGDFFYHRDHRLYPEAILVDPNLVSNPSRNELVRQGMAVIAASVESILSRKSNEITGSLSLKAIELVVRSINTLMTDQANQGARYNLAVASVVCGMAASSTALGLSYSIAQSVHLVTGMDFYSALNILLPHVMEYNLTSSASKYVQIARALEQDIHDISIIEAAIKAVEGVRKLYLDLNVAQRLSDFEIAKSTLGEIAELAAEYPLIKNTPRDMERNEIETILITAY
- a CDS encoding DUF6125 family protein produces the protein MKEGKSEKPIRQLEEIEKEEIRDLLNAGWMTHDAMWFSHCVAEFGIEQTNRINRAAVRSMAAIEAKRIKKLLGMRTVESYDEIRHFVTTGFGLIRGSFMRFEFDFPGDNLFVWNVPRCFAHDGVKRLGQIERYECGIVERIIGWFEALGIGYSIDPAPNGCLMHRQGKCEMIIRLQAS
- a CDS encoding DUF2442 domain-containing protein is translated as MVHLELSDGRLLAFPADRFRLLKNATEEQLARISIRLNGAALRWEELDEDLTVQGILDGRFQLPL
- a CDS encoding FecR family protein; the protein is MMDFMMKKGWMALLVSFALLAYCGNKEQKAVVEGSAPVARLTITKGDVKVVEGETVRTAAAGQVLTAGQLIRTGAEAMAEIFVKDQGIVRLSANTEFALKRVDAEGVELDQKSGKSTVFLKRLKQDSEFTINTPTSVAAVRGTSFMVDVKSKTESTFALYDGAIEVKNGKGQSVVLDGRGELSVTDKGDISKEAIRPLSKESLEHLKKMAVFQKTQIEEYNSFIDDLKETDAIKMTREEGDVNEQVANIKDRPSSQDNTGKASTTDENMIRRNTEKDPLKIQPQKTFK
- the rsmG gene encoding 16S rRNA (guanine(527)-N(7))-methyltransferase RsmG is translated as MKEIDQDRMAADLRSAGIHLKKDALDRLWSFHRILRERNRELNLTRLYSYETMVRKHYVDCLLVTELLSKSGLRLEGPVMDLGSGGGFPGMPLAIESPDTAWYLVEGRENRCAYLKETAAELGLSNVTVYWRKLQPTDAVSVRAVITRAVEGMTGTAERVSGSLEKGGLLLFMKGPHCDDEIREMQAEPYELVLDEHYTLPGSERDRRRLVVFRRTSEPGRGRRLYPYGETAEQWKHALHITSAENVRYKSLKKIMQGGARSIMKEGQTLVYGRRVVDEVLNETPENVEAVLFEERSVKKGLADDAMTDIAREERLPAGMDLLVLSGPLIDGLGLKGFEPPYLLYKVNPIIQWDASALTEPTLFLPLGDPENMGLALRSALAFGFKEIILLEEAASPYLPTVIRASSGASLRLNYRRGPSILKLANVLGEMRAGLPGGGPGKALEAPIFYLDRDGQALPEQSRPATAFGLIVGEEGRGIPDSLRELAEQGAVKALSIPMSEEIESLNAAVSLSIAMYQLTLTR
- a CDS encoding VanZ family protein; its protein translation is MDTSFRTLSAVLFIGSPISFSVALIVFIWHRIWNRFAIVPLLAPLLYACAIYATTLFGSEQAGSLLQSEHNVASYLLFLIVTGTVLGLWITARLPENSRFYSLIVPAHMAVLAMPALVFVGQDGQGKANVIHAMWAFPLGLGFSSGLHRRFGILVSFIAALSLASVDEAIQIFVPERVFDIHDIWLNLAAASLGYALGIIRQIDGEPLYSAILERFRKLCNS
- a CDS encoding CapA family protein — translated: MPQSQQQNPEVSEADKKPTAEAVQPIVESAPLPPATEEQSGPVRLLFAGDTHFLWGVRDQQSRRGLLSPVEKIRPLFLGADYRVINLETVVGPDGKSVNHKTYIFRSDPENLSVLKHLEVQGLFLANNHTFDLGLPGIEQTVTHVAAAGLSYSGIGKNEAEAIKPFISEVQGLRIAFFSISTVGRYDTFAAATRPGTAHPSPAFFAELRRARSKADFVVVGVHWGNEYELFPNNEQRDLARKLVRDGADAVIGHHPHVPQGTEFINGRPVVYSLGNFLFGSANYQQTHNLIAVLRIDRKTKRAIAVELHPITGRYRSDGYVIDMPREEERTAFWEEVYLLCQKLNPAQNIVFEDGLRRMVITP